One segment of Rhodopirellula baltica SH 1 DNA contains the following:
- a CDS encoding serine/threonine protein kinase: MTNPTERAIFLQAIEEDNPDERQAYLDSACGSDAALRKTMEELIAAHDQPAALLDHPIGANRSLPSFAAPAPAELVDHIGMQIGTYTLREQIGEGGFGLVFVAEQESPVRRRVALKIVKPGVGSKEVIARFEAERQAVALMNHPNIAQVFDAGVTADYRPYFVMELVRGLPITEFCDEKQMDVRERLNLMIDVCSAVHHAHQKGVIHRDIKPSNVMVTLHDDRAVAKVIDFGVAKALDQKLTDKTVYTRFFSMIGTPLYMSPEQAEMSSLDVDTRSDIYSLGVLMYELLVGATPFDRGRLDSAGLDEMRRIIREEEPPRPSTRLSTLTAERIRSLGLQNHGAGASQSRSLSSDLRGDLDWIVMKALEKDRTRRYDSAASLANDIRHYLNGEPVTARPPSKFYQFQKFARRNRVVIGTATLVGCTLVLGTAASLWQMSEAIHERNAKDEALRDAMIAKTEAIAAKQKVERFAEGLTVANELVASGQTHANSGQWKEAARDFDAAVEIQPSYDLPRVQRAQLFSRLRLWPEAAQDYAIALDTGARTFQPQWWGVPALFLYQGYTQEYRQLAEQYQTQLLNEPERPHWLLIRGLAASDTTESSIDRKAISDLAHVWLWQREFEPPRRENRSRSSDDPRKRDYLGRLPPTEDSPLSVCQYSTGLAELRTGEYESAAELLLDAASDHRWPANYIVDSPLALAYHHQGNSELARQTLDRASQNLKKQLEKLQRPSQMARSSPWFDLIEALLLHEEACRTITGTQSTLRPQLDQLRQASLKLIEQG; this comes from the coding sequence ATGACCAATCCGACTGAACGAGCGATTTTCCTGCAAGCGATCGAGGAAGATAACCCTGACGAGCGGCAGGCTTACTTGGACTCAGCCTGCGGAAGTGACGCTGCGCTCCGGAAGACAATGGAGGAATTGATCGCCGCTCATGATCAGCCTGCTGCTTTGCTGGATCATCCAATCGGAGCCAACCGCAGCCTCCCATCATTCGCGGCCCCCGCCCCGGCGGAACTCGTCGATCACATCGGCATGCAAATCGGCACTTACACACTCCGTGAACAAATTGGCGAAGGTGGGTTTGGGCTGGTCTTTGTCGCGGAACAAGAAAGTCCGGTCCGCAGACGCGTCGCGTTGAAGATTGTCAAACCGGGTGTGGGATCCAAAGAAGTGATCGCGAGGTTCGAGGCTGAACGACAAGCGGTCGCTTTGATGAATCATCCCAATATTGCCCAAGTTTTCGACGCGGGAGTGACCGCCGATTATCGGCCTTACTTCGTCATGGAATTAGTGCGGGGACTCCCCATCACCGAATTCTGTGACGAAAAACAGATGGACGTTCGCGAACGTTTGAATCTGATGATCGATGTGTGTTCCGCCGTCCATCATGCTCATCAAAAAGGCGTTATCCACCGAGACATCAAACCATCCAACGTCATGGTGACACTGCATGACGATCGGGCGGTCGCGAAGGTGATCGACTTCGGTGTGGCAAAAGCGCTGGATCAAAAACTGACGGACAAGACGGTTTACACGCGGTTCTTTTCAATGATCGGGACACCGCTTTACATGAGTCCCGAACAAGCCGAGATGAGCAGCCTGGACGTCGACACCCGAAGCGACATCTACTCGCTCGGCGTTTTGATGTATGAGTTGCTGGTCGGCGCCACGCCGTTTGATCGCGGCCGTTTGGATTCGGCCGGCTTAGACGAAATGCGGCGAATCATTCGCGAAGAAGAGCCGCCGCGTCCAAGCACCCGGTTGTCGACTTTGACCGCAGAACGCATTCGCAGCTTGGGTCTTCAGAACCACGGTGCGGGCGCCTCGCAATCACGAAGTCTGAGTTCCGATCTGCGGGGTGACCTGGATTGGATCGTGATGAAGGCATTGGAAAAAGACCGGACGCGTCGATACGATTCCGCTGCGTCGTTGGCCAATGACATTCGCCACTACCTCAACGGTGAACCGGTCACCGCCAGACCGCCCAGCAAATTCTATCAGTTTCAAAAGTTCGCTCGCCGCAATCGCGTGGTCATCGGTACCGCCACCTTGGTCGGCTGCACGTTGGTACTGGGCACTGCTGCGAGTCTTTGGCAAATGTCGGAGGCCATTCACGAACGCAACGCGAAAGACGAAGCACTCCGTGATGCGATGATCGCGAAAACAGAGGCGATCGCCGCGAAACAGAAGGTCGAAAGATTCGCGGAAGGTTTGACGGTTGCCAACGAATTGGTCGCCAGCGGCCAAACGCACGCCAACTCAGGACAATGGAAAGAAGCCGCTCGAGATTTTGACGCCGCGGTTGAAATCCAACCCAGCTACGACTTGCCACGGGTCCAACGAGCTCAGCTGTTTTCTCGATTGCGTCTTTGGCCAGAAGCCGCTCAAGACTACGCGATCGCACTCGACACCGGAGCGAGAACCTTCCAGCCACAATGGTGGGGCGTCCCGGCGTTGTTTCTTTATCAGGGATACACCCAGGAATACCGTCAATTGGCAGAGCAATATCAAACGCAACTGCTGAACGAACCGGAGCGGCCTCATTGGTTGCTCATCCGTGGGTTGGCGGCCAGCGACACGACTGAATCGTCGATCGATCGCAAAGCGATTTCGGATTTGGCCCACGTTTGGTTATGGCAACGCGAATTTGAACCGCCCCGGCGTGAGAATCGATCTCGGTCATCGGATGATCCTCGAAAGAGAGATTACCTCGGACGACTCCCACCGACCGAGGATTCTCCATTGAGCGTTTGTCAATACAGCACCGGCTTGGCTGAACTTCGAACTGGCGAGTACGAATCCGCCGCTGAACTGCTTCTAGATGCTGCGTCCGATCATCGTTGGCCGGCAAACTACATTGTCGATTCGCCACTGGCCCTTGCCTATCACCACCAGGGCAACTCTGAACTGGCCCGACAAACCCTGGATCGTGCCTCGCAAAACTTGAAAAAGCAACTCGAGAAACTACAACGCCCAAGTCAAATGGCACGTTCATCACCTTGGTTTGATCTGATCGAAGCACTGTTGCTACATGAAGAGGCGTGCCGGACCATTACCGGCACGCAGTCGACGCTACGTCCCCAACTCGATCAACTTCGGCAAGCATCGTTGAAGCTGATCGAGCAAGGCTGA